A single genomic interval of Babylonia areolata isolate BAREFJ2019XMU chromosome 26, ASM4173473v1, whole genome shotgun sequence harbors:
- the LOC143300629 gene encoding uncharacterized protein LOC143300629, with protein sequence MEYTSIEPGSASLLQNSSLGEITATSETNNVSVPEGCVTADFFPVVPWDNDENLVPKEVDSYINLLFTGTFLPLLFLVAFSTNIINMVVFYKHGLKERINACLFTLSLVDLLSIAMTFGFCSDVMYMFIIGRGDELGPSAQFFIRYYLIGLYGLVTSSQIVYSVIALERCLCITRPLLAKHFMSTRTTVVSLWTVTVLITGGCVLVGGVRYGVVCVFSPADGGISYVNYPKDLYFRHKFILDFMYSIVYGVLFQGCPSSV encoded by the coding sequence ATGGAGTACACTTCTATAGAGCCTGGAAGTGCCTCACTTCTTCAGAATAGTTCACTCGGTGAGATCACTGCCACATCTGAAACGAACAACGTCTCTGTGCCTGAAGGGTGCGTGACGGCAGATTTCTTCCCCGTTGTTCCCTGGGACAACGATGAGAATCTCGTTCCCAAAGAAGTAGACAGCTACATCAATCTTCTGTTCACAGGAACCTTTCTGCCTCTCCTGTTTCTTGTTGCCTTCTCcacaaacatcatcaacatggTGGTGTTTTACAAGCACGGGCTGAAGGAACGAATCAACGCCTGTCTCTTCACCCTGTCCCTGGTAGACCTGCTAAGCATCGCCATGACTTTTGGTTTCTGCAGTGACGTGATGTATATGTTTATCATCGGAAGAGGAGATGAACTGGGACCTTCTGCTCAGTTCTTTATTCGATATTATTTGATTGGTTTATACGGTTTGGTGACGTCATCTCAGATAGTGTACAGTGTGATAGCTTTGGAAAGGTGTCTGTGTATCACTCGGCCTCTGCTAGCGAAACATTTCATGTCGACAAGGACCACTGTTGTATCGTTGTGGACGGTGACGGTGCTCATCACTGGTGGCTGTGTGCTTGTGGGAGGAGTCCGctatggcgtggtgtgtgtgttcagtcccgCGGATGGCGGCATCTCTTACGTCAACTACCCAAAAGACCTGTACTTCCGCCACAAGTTTATCTTGGATTTTATGTACAGCATAGTGTACGGCGTCCTTTTCCAGGGGTGTCCTTCGTCAGTGTGA